A genomic stretch from Meriones unguiculatus strain TT.TT164.6M chromosome 15, Bangor_MerUng_6.1, whole genome shotgun sequence includes:
- the Ttyh3 gene encoding protein tweety homolog 3 isoform X2 — translation MAGVSYAAPWWVSLLHRLPHFDLRWEATSSQFRPEDADYQQALLLLGAAALACLALDLLFLLFYSFWLCCRRRKTDEHLDADCCCTAWCVIIATLVCSAGIAVGFYGNGETSDGVHRATYSLRHANRTVAGVQDRVWDTAAALNRTAEPNLQSLERQLAGRQEPLRAVQRLQSLLGTLLGYTAAIPFWRNPGVSLEVLAEQVDLYDWYRWLGYLGLLLLDVIICLLVLVGLIRSSKGILVGVCLLGVLALVISWGALGLELAVSVGSSDFCVDPDTFVTKMVEEHSVLSGEILQYYLACSPRATNPFQQKLSGSHKALVEMQDVVAELLRTVPREHPATKDPLLRVQEVLNGTEVNLQHLTALVDCRSLHLDYVQALTGFCYDGVEGLIYLALFSFVTALMFSSIVCSVPHTWQQKRGPDEDGEEETAPGPRQAHDSLYRVHMPSLYSCGSSYGSEASIPAAAHTVSNAPVTEYMSQNANFQNPRCENTPLIGRESPPPSYTSSMRAKYLATSQPRPDSSGSGH, via the exons ATGGCCGGGGTCAGCTACGCGGCGCCCTGGTGGGTGAGCCTCCTGCACCGGCTGCCGCACTTCGACCTGCGGTGGGAGGCCACCAGCAGCCAGTTCCGGCCCGAGGACGCCGACTACCAGCAG gcgctgctgctgctgggggccGCCGCCCTGGCCTGCCTGGCCCTGGacctcctcttcctgctcttctaTTCCTTCTGGCTGTGCTGCCGGCGGAGGAAGACCGACGAGCACCTGGACGCTGACTGCTGCTGCACGGCCTGGTGCGTCATCATCGCCACGCTGGTCTGCAG CGCTGGCATCGCAGTGGGCTTCTACGGCAACGGGGAGACCAGCGATGGCGTTCATCGAGCCACCTACTCCCTCCGCCATGCCAACCGCACAGTGGCAGGGGTCCAGGACCGC GTGTGGGACACGGCCGCGGCCCTGAACCGCACAGCGGAGCCAAACCTGCAGAGCCTGGAGAGGCAGCTGGCCGGGCGGCAGGAGCCACTCAGGGCTGTGCAGCGGCTGCAGAGCCTGCTGGGGACACTGCTGGGCTACACCGCTGCCATCCCCTTTTGGAGGAACCCCGGGGTATCGCTGGAAGTGCTGGCTGAACAGGTGGACCTCTATGACTGGTACAG GTGGCTGGGGTACCTGGGCCTGCTGTTGCTTGACGTCATCATCTGCCTGCTGGTGTTGGTGGGCCTCATCCGCAGCTCCAAGGGTATCCTGGTTGG GGTCTGCTTGCTGGGTGTCCTGGCCCTGGTCATCAGCTGGGGTGCTCTGGGCTTGGAGCTGGCCGTGTCTGTG GGCTCCAGTGACTTCTGTGTAGACCCTGACACCTTTGTGACCAAGATGGTGGAGGAGCACTCGGTACTGAGTGGGG AGATTTTGCAATACTACTTGGCTTGCTCGCCCCGTGCCACCAACCCCTTCCAGCAG AAGCTGTCCGGCAGCCACAAGGCTCTGGTAGAAATGCAGGATGTCGTGGCCGAGCTGCTGAGGACTGTCCCGAGGGAGCACCCAGCCACCAAG GATCCTTTGCTCCGGGTCCAGGAGGTGCTCAATGGCACGGAAGTGAATCTCCAGCACCTTACCGCCCTGGTGGACTGCCGGAGCTTGCACCTG GACTATGTCCAGGCGCTGACAGGCTTCTGCTATGATGGTGTTGAGGGCCTCATCTACCTGGCCCTCTTTTCCTTCGTCACAGCCCTCATGTTCAGCTCCATCGTCTGCAGCGTTCCACATACCTGGCAACAGAAGAG AGGCCCAGATgaggatggggaagaggaaacTGCCCCGGGCCCACGGCAGGCACACGACAGCCTTTACCGCGTGCACATGCCCAGTTTGTACAGCTGCGGAAGCAGCTACGGCAGTGAGGCCAGCATCCCAGCCGCCGCCCACACCGTCAGCAATGCCCCAGTCACCGAGTACAT GAGCCAGAATGCCAATTTCCAGAATCCCCGCTGTGAGAACACTCCCCTCATTGGGCGCGAGTCCCCACCGCCCTCA tACACCTCCAGCATGAGAGCCAAATACCTCGCCACGAGCCAGCCTCGCCCCGACTCCAGCGGCAGCGGGCACTAG
- the Lfng gene encoding beta-1,3-N-acetylglucosaminyltransferase lunatic fringe has product MLQRCGRRLLLALAGALLACLLVLTADPPPTPVPAERGRRALRSLAGSAGAAPAPGSRAAMEPGVLAREVHSLSEYFSLLTRARRDADPPPGVASRQADGRPRPPAEVLSPRDVFIAVKTTRKFHRARLDLLFETWISRHKEMTFIFTDGEDEALAKLTGNVVLTNCSAAHSRQALSCKMAVEYDRFIESGKKWFCHVDDDNYVNIRALLRLLASYPHTQDVYIGKPSLDRPIQATERVSEHTARPVHFWFATGGAGFCISRGLALKMGPWASGGHFMSTAERIRLPDDCTIGYIVEALLGVPLIRSGLFHSHLENLQQVPAAELHEQVTLSYGMFENKRNAVHIRGPFSVEADPSRFRSVHCHLYPDTPWCPRAAVF; this is encoded by the exons ATGCTGCAGCGCTGCGGCCGGCGCCTGCTGCTGGCCCTGGCGGGAGCGCTGCTGGCTTGCCTCCTGGTGCTCACGGCCGACCCGCCGCCGACCCCGGTGCCCGCCGAGCGCGGCCGGCGCGCGCTGCGCAGCCTGGCGGGCTCCGCCGGGGCGGCTCCGGCTCCAGGGTCCAGGGCGGCCATGGAGCCCGGAGTCCTCGCCCGTGAGGTGCACAGCCTCTCCGAATACTTCAGCCTGCTCACCCGCGCTCGCAGAGATGCGGATCCACCGCCCGGGGTCGCCTCCCGCCAGGCCGACGGCCGCCCGCGTCCCCCGGCCGAGGTCCTGTCCCCTCGCGACGTCTTCATCGCGGTCAAGACCACCAGAAAGTTTCACCGCGCGCGCCTCGACCTGCTGTTCGAGACCTGGATCTCGCGCCACAAGGAGATG ACCTTCATCTTCACCGACGGGGAGGACGAAGCTCTGGCCAAACTCACGG GCAACGTGGTACTGACGAACTGCTCTGCGGCCCATAGCCGCCAGGCCCTGTCCTGCAAGATGGCTGTGGAGTATGACCGGTTCATTGAGTCTGGGAAGAA GTGGTTCTGCCACGTGGATGATGACAATTACGTCAACATTCGGGCGCTGCTGCGGCTGCTGGCCAGCTACCCCCACACCCAAGACGTGTACATCGGCAAACCCAGCCTGGACAGGCCCATCCAGGCCACGGAACGGGTCAGCGAGCACACGGCG CGACCTGTCCACTTCTGGTTTGCTACCGGGGGAGCTGGCTTCTGCATCAGCCGGGGGCTGGCCCTAAAGATGGGCCCATGGGCCAG TGGAGGACACTTCATGAGCACAGCCGAGCGCATCCGGCTGCCTGACGACTGCACCATTGGCTACATCGTGGAGGCGCTGCTGGGCGTCCCCCTCATCAGGAGCGGCCTCTTCCACTCCCACCTGGAGAATCTGCAGCAGGTGCCCGCCGCCGAGCTCCACGAGCAG GTGACCCTGAGCTACGGCATGTTTGAAAACAAGCGGAACGCGGTGCACATCAGGGGACCCTTCTCGGTGGAGGCTGACCCATCCAG GTTCCGCTCTGTGCACTGCCACCTGTACCCGGACACACCCTGGTGTCCACGCGCCGCCGTCTTCTAG
- the Ttyh3 gene encoding protein tweety homolog 3 isoform X1, giving the protein MAGVSYAAPWWVSLLHRLPHFDLRWEATSSQFRPEDADYQQALLLLGAAALACLALDLLFLLFYSFWLCCRRRKTDEHLDADCCCTAWCVIIATLVCSAGIAVGFYGNGETSDGVHRATYSLRHANRTVAGVQDRVWDTAAALNRTAEPNLQSLERQLAGRQEPLRAVQRLQSLLGTLLGYTAAIPFWRNPGVSLEVLAEQVDLYDWYRWLGYLGLLLLDVIICLLVLVGLIRSSKGILVGVCLLGVLALVISWGALGLELAVSVGSSDFCVDPDTFVTKMVEEHSVLSGEILQYYLACSPRATNPFQQKLSGSHKALVEMQDVVAELLRTVPREHPATKDPLLRVQEVLNGTEVNLQHLTALVDCRSLHLDYVQALTGFCYDGVEGLIYLALFSFVTALMFSSIVCSVPHTWQQKRGPDEDGEEETAPGPRQAHDSLYRVHMPSLYSCGSSYGSEASIPAAAHTVSNAPVTEYMSQNANFQNPRCENTPLIGRESPPPSRYLAALDSGSHAGWQFKPMDSARTLW; this is encoded by the exons ATGGCCGGGGTCAGCTACGCGGCGCCCTGGTGGGTGAGCCTCCTGCACCGGCTGCCGCACTTCGACCTGCGGTGGGAGGCCACCAGCAGCCAGTTCCGGCCCGAGGACGCCGACTACCAGCAG gcgctgctgctgctgggggccGCCGCCCTGGCCTGCCTGGCCCTGGacctcctcttcctgctcttctaTTCCTTCTGGCTGTGCTGCCGGCGGAGGAAGACCGACGAGCACCTGGACGCTGACTGCTGCTGCACGGCCTGGTGCGTCATCATCGCCACGCTGGTCTGCAG CGCTGGCATCGCAGTGGGCTTCTACGGCAACGGGGAGACCAGCGATGGCGTTCATCGAGCCACCTACTCCCTCCGCCATGCCAACCGCACAGTGGCAGGGGTCCAGGACCGC GTGTGGGACACGGCCGCGGCCCTGAACCGCACAGCGGAGCCAAACCTGCAGAGCCTGGAGAGGCAGCTGGCCGGGCGGCAGGAGCCACTCAGGGCTGTGCAGCGGCTGCAGAGCCTGCTGGGGACACTGCTGGGCTACACCGCTGCCATCCCCTTTTGGAGGAACCCCGGGGTATCGCTGGAAGTGCTGGCTGAACAGGTGGACCTCTATGACTGGTACAG GTGGCTGGGGTACCTGGGCCTGCTGTTGCTTGACGTCATCATCTGCCTGCTGGTGTTGGTGGGCCTCATCCGCAGCTCCAAGGGTATCCTGGTTGG GGTCTGCTTGCTGGGTGTCCTGGCCCTGGTCATCAGCTGGGGTGCTCTGGGCTTGGAGCTGGCCGTGTCTGTG GGCTCCAGTGACTTCTGTGTAGACCCTGACACCTTTGTGACCAAGATGGTGGAGGAGCACTCGGTACTGAGTGGGG AGATTTTGCAATACTACTTGGCTTGCTCGCCCCGTGCCACCAACCCCTTCCAGCAG AAGCTGTCCGGCAGCCACAAGGCTCTGGTAGAAATGCAGGATGTCGTGGCCGAGCTGCTGAGGACTGTCCCGAGGGAGCACCCAGCCACCAAG GATCCTTTGCTCCGGGTCCAGGAGGTGCTCAATGGCACGGAAGTGAATCTCCAGCACCTTACCGCCCTGGTGGACTGCCGGAGCTTGCACCTG GACTATGTCCAGGCGCTGACAGGCTTCTGCTATGATGGTGTTGAGGGCCTCATCTACCTGGCCCTCTTTTCCTTCGTCACAGCCCTCATGTTCAGCTCCATCGTCTGCAGCGTTCCACATACCTGGCAACAGAAGAG AGGCCCAGATgaggatggggaagaggaaacTGCCCCGGGCCCACGGCAGGCACACGACAGCCTTTACCGCGTGCACATGCCCAGTTTGTACAGCTGCGGAAGCAGCTACGGCAGTGAGGCCAGCATCCCAGCCGCCGCCCACACCGTCAGCAATGCCCCAGTCACCGAGTACAT GAGCCAGAATGCCAATTTCCAGAATCCCCGCTGTGAGAACACTCCCCTCATTGGGCGCGAGTCCCCACCGCCCTCA CGCtacctggctgccctggactctggCAGCCATGCAGGCTGGCAATTTAAACCCATGGACAGCGCCCGAACACTGTGGTAG
- the Ttyh3 gene encoding protein tweety homolog 3 isoform X3, which produces MAGVSYAAPWWVSLLHRLPHFDLRWEATSSQFRPEDADYQQALLLLGAAALACLALDLLFLLFYSFWLCCRRRKTDEHLDADCCCTAWCVIIATLVCSAGIAVGFYGNGETSDGVHRATYSLRHANRTVAGVQDRVWDTAAALNRTAEPNLQSLERQLAGRQEPLRAVQRLQSLLGTLLGYTAAIPFWRNPGVSLEVLAEQVDLYDWYRWLGYLGLLLLDVIICLLVLVGLIRSSKGILVGVCLLGVLALVISWGALGLELAVSVGSSDFCVDPDTFVTKMVEEHSVLSGEILQYYLACSPRATNPFQQKLSGSHKALVEMQDVVAELLRTVPREHPATKDPLLRVQEVLNGTEVNLQHLTALVDCRSLHLDYVQALTGFCYDGVEGLIYLALFSFVTALMFSSIVCSVPHTWQQKSTPPA; this is translated from the exons ATGGCCGGGGTCAGCTACGCGGCGCCCTGGTGGGTGAGCCTCCTGCACCGGCTGCCGCACTTCGACCTGCGGTGGGAGGCCACCAGCAGCCAGTTCCGGCCCGAGGACGCCGACTACCAGCAG gcgctgctgctgctgggggccGCCGCCCTGGCCTGCCTGGCCCTGGacctcctcttcctgctcttctaTTCCTTCTGGCTGTGCTGCCGGCGGAGGAAGACCGACGAGCACCTGGACGCTGACTGCTGCTGCACGGCCTGGTGCGTCATCATCGCCACGCTGGTCTGCAG CGCTGGCATCGCAGTGGGCTTCTACGGCAACGGGGAGACCAGCGATGGCGTTCATCGAGCCACCTACTCCCTCCGCCATGCCAACCGCACAGTGGCAGGGGTCCAGGACCGC GTGTGGGACACGGCCGCGGCCCTGAACCGCACAGCGGAGCCAAACCTGCAGAGCCTGGAGAGGCAGCTGGCCGGGCGGCAGGAGCCACTCAGGGCTGTGCAGCGGCTGCAGAGCCTGCTGGGGACACTGCTGGGCTACACCGCTGCCATCCCCTTTTGGAGGAACCCCGGGGTATCGCTGGAAGTGCTGGCTGAACAGGTGGACCTCTATGACTGGTACAG GTGGCTGGGGTACCTGGGCCTGCTGTTGCTTGACGTCATCATCTGCCTGCTGGTGTTGGTGGGCCTCATCCGCAGCTCCAAGGGTATCCTGGTTGG GGTCTGCTTGCTGGGTGTCCTGGCCCTGGTCATCAGCTGGGGTGCTCTGGGCTTGGAGCTGGCCGTGTCTGTG GGCTCCAGTGACTTCTGTGTAGACCCTGACACCTTTGTGACCAAGATGGTGGAGGAGCACTCGGTACTGAGTGGGG AGATTTTGCAATACTACTTGGCTTGCTCGCCCCGTGCCACCAACCCCTTCCAGCAG AAGCTGTCCGGCAGCCACAAGGCTCTGGTAGAAATGCAGGATGTCGTGGCCGAGCTGCTGAGGACTGTCCCGAGGGAGCACCCAGCCACCAAG GATCCTTTGCTCCGGGTCCAGGAGGTGCTCAATGGCACGGAAGTGAATCTCCAGCACCTTACCGCCCTGGTGGACTGCCGGAGCTTGCACCTG GACTATGTCCAGGCGCTGACAGGCTTCTGCTATGATGGTGTTGAGGGCCTCATCTACCTGGCCCTCTTTTCCTTCGTCACAGCCCTCATGTTCAGCTCCATCGTCTGCAGCGTTCCACATACCTGGCAACAGAAGAG tACACCTCCAGCATGA